Proteins found in one Physeter macrocephalus isolate SW-GA chromosome 17, ASM283717v5, whole genome shotgun sequence genomic segment:
- the TUBB3 gene encoding tubulin beta-3 chain isoform X1, with the protein MDSVRSGAFGHLFRPDNFIFGQSGAGNNWAKGHYTEGAELVDSVLDVVRKECENCDCLQGFQLTHSLGGGTGSGMGTLLISKVREEYPDRIMNTFSVVPSPKVSDTVVEPYNATLSIHQLVENTDETYCIDNEALYDICFRTLKLATPTYGHLTHLVSATMSGVTTSLRFPGQLNADLRKLAVNMVPFPRLHFFMPGFAPLTARGSQQYRALTVPELTQQMFDAKNMMAACDPRHGRYLTVATVFRGRMSMKEVDEQMLAIQSKNSSYFVEWIPNNVKVAVCDIPPRGLKMSSTFIGNSTAIQELFKRISEQFTAMFRRKAFLHWYTGEGMDEMEFTEAESNMNDLVSEYQQYQDATAEEEGEIYDDEEEESEAQGPK; encoded by the exons ATGGACAGCGTCCGGTCTGGGGCCTTCGGGCACCTCTTCAGGCCTGACAACTTCATCTTCG GTCAGAGCGGGGCCGGCAACAACTGGGCCAAGGGCCACTACACGGAGGGCGCCGAGCTGGTGGACTCGGTCCTGGACGTGGTGAGGAAGGAGTGTGAGAATTGCGACTGCCTGCAGGGCTTCCAGCTGACCCACTCGCTGGGCGGCGGCACGGGCTCGGGCATGGGCACCCTGCTCATCAGCAAGGTCCGCGAGGAGTACCCCGACCGCATCATGAACACCTTCAGCGTGGTGCCCTCGCCCAAGGTGTCGGACACGGTGGTGGAGCCCTACAACGCCACGCTGTCCATCCACCAGCTGGTGGAGAACACGGACGAGACCTACTGCATCGACAACGAGGCGCTGTACGACATCTGCTTCCGCACCCTCAAGCTGGCCACGCCCACCTACGGGCACCTCACCCACCTGGTGTCGGCCACCATGAGCGGGGTCACCACCTCCCTGCGCTTCCCGGGCCAGCTCAACGCCGACCTGCGCAAGCTGGCCGTGAACATGGTGCCCTTCCCGCGCCTGCACTTCTTCATGCCCGGCTTCGCGCCGCTCACCGCCCGCGGCAGCCAGCAGTACCGCGCGCTGACGGTGCCCGAGCTCACGCAGCAGATGTTCGACGCCAAGAACATGATGGCCGCCTGCGACCCGCGCCACGGCCGCTACCTGACCGTGGCCACCGTCTTCCGGGGCCGCATGTCCATGAAGGAGGTGGACGAGCAGATGCTGGCCATCCAGAGCAAGAACAGCAGCTACTTCGTGGAGTGGATCCCCAACAACGTGAAGGTGGCCGTGTGCGACATCCCGCCCCGCGGGCTCAAGATGTCCTCCACCTTCATCGGCAACAGCACGGCCATCCAGGAGCTGTTCAAGCGCATCTCGGAGCAGTTCACGGCCATGTTCCGCCGCAAGGCCTTCCTGCACTGGTACACGGGCGAGGGCATGGACGAGATGGAGTTCACCGAGGCCGAGAGCAACATGAACGACCTGGTGTCCGAGTACCAGCAGTACCAGGACGCCACGgccgaggaggagggggagatatACGACGACGAGGAGGAGGAGTCCGAGGCCCAGGGCCCCAAGTGA